The following are encoded in a window of Brevibacillus ruminantium genomic DNA:
- a CDS encoding carbohydrate ABC transporter permease yields MNLNTELTGEQRADKRPFPKPRKKKWLDSEGRWGILLISPYLVHLIVFVAFTSIASLYFSFTNYDMLNPPKWTGLSNYRKMMDDPLFWKALWNTIYFTILLVPIKTALALVLAVALNQKLKGLKLYRIAHFIPVISSWTVIAYVADSIFNPRFGWANSLLVKLGMQPKNWLADEQLVIPVLVAVAIWKGVGYMMVLFLAGLQNVPGDLYEAAEIDGAGPLQKFWRITVPLISGTTFLVLILSTISAFQSFEQIYVMTAGAVDGIAGGPNNASLVLMLHLFREGFTYFHMGYASAIAWVLFLLLFVFTYMQMRLQKRWVHYDD; encoded by the coding sequence ACAAGCGTCCATTTCCGAAGCCCCGAAAAAAAAAGTGGCTGGACAGTGAGGGGAGATGGGGGATTTTGCTCATCTCCCCCTACCTGGTTCACCTGATCGTTTTTGTTGCCTTCACATCCATAGCGTCGCTGTATTTCAGCTTCACGAATTACGACATGCTGAATCCTCCCAAATGGACGGGGCTGTCCAATTACCGAAAGATGATGGACGATCCGCTGTTTTGGAAGGCACTGTGGAACACGATTTATTTTACAATTCTGCTGGTTCCCATCAAGACCGCGCTCGCTTTGGTGCTTGCGGTCGCGCTGAATCAAAAGCTGAAGGGCTTAAAGCTGTACCGGATCGCTCACTTTATCCCGGTGATCTCTTCCTGGACAGTGATCGCCTATGTAGCTGACTCCATCTTCAATCCCCGCTTTGGCTGGGCCAACTCGCTGTTGGTGAAGCTGGGCATGCAGCCCAAGAACTGGCTGGCAGACGAGCAGCTGGTGATCCCCGTTCTTGTCGCCGTGGCGATCTGGAAGGGAGTCGGCTATATGATGGTCCTGTTTCTGGCCGGGCTGCAAAATGTACCGGGCGATCTGTACGAAGCGGCGGAGATCGACGGGGCCGGGCCGCTGCAAAAGTTTTGGCGCATCACCGTGCCGCTGATTTCGGGGACGACCTTCCTGGTGTTGATCCTCAGTACCATCAGCGCGTTTCAGAGCTTTGAACAGATTTACGTCATGACGGCCGGAGCGGTCGACGGGATCGCAGGCGGTCCGAACAACGCCAGCCTGGTGCTGATGCTGCATCTTTTCCGCGAAGGCTTCACCTATTTCCACATGGGCTATGCCTCGGCGATTGCCTGGGTGCTCTTCTTGCTGCTGTTTGTCTTTACCTACATGCAGATGAGACTGCAAAAACGCTGGGTTCATTACGATGACTAG